A genomic window from Pagrus major chromosome 23, Pma_NU_1.0 includes:
- the mrps7 gene encoding small ribosomal subunit protein uS7m: MAASISGLLKPWTPRVFLVRWKRYNPYYLEPEVRKEAYSRPEAELSSEEQEQRELKAHRPIKAATSGVTSSLFDDPVLSKFVNMMMKDGNKVLAREIMAQTLENIKRKQVEKYHKAPEGKKEDIECNPYFIFHQAMENCKPVVGLASIQKGGKFYQVPIPLTDNRRRFLAMKWMITECRDNKHRRTHMYEKLSQELLAASVKEGNVIKKKHELHKMAEANRAYAHYRWW, from the exons atggctgcctCCATCTCAGGATTATTAAAACCTTGGACACCAAG AGTGTTCCTGGTGAGATGGAAGAGATACAACCCTTACTATCTGGAGCCAGAGGTCAGAAAGGAGGCCTACAGTAGACCAGAGGCAGAGCTGAGTtctgaggagcaggagcagcggGAGCTCAAAGCACACCGACCCATCAAGGCTGCCACCAGTGGAGTTACCAGCTCTCTTTTTGATGACCCAGTCCTCAG TAAATTTGTCAACATGATGATGAAAGATGGAAACAAGGTGCTGGCTAGAGAGATCATGGCACAG ACCCTGGAGAACATAAAGAGGAAACAGGTGGAGAAATACCACAAAGCTCCAGAAGGGAAGAAGGAAGACATCGAGTGTAACCCCTACTTTATTTTCCACCAGGCTATGGAGAACTGTAAGCCTGTTGTTGGGCTGGCCAGCATACAGAAAGGTGGAAAGTTCTACCAG GTGCCCATCCCTCTCACGGACAACCGACGCCGCTTCCTCGCCATGAAATGGATGATCACAGAGTGCAGGGACAacaaacacagacgcacacacatgtATGAAAAACTTTCCCAGGAACTCTTGGCAGCGTCAGTCAAGGAGGGCAACGTCATCAAGAAGAAGCATGAGCTGCACAAGATGGCCGAAGCCAATAGAGCGTACGCTCACTACCGCTGGTGGTAG
- the LOC141019950 gene encoding H-2 class II histocompatibility antigen, A-Q alpha chain-like translates to MTGGSHELCHIFGCFESSDTQLSVTVDGDEVYYADFKKGLLVWESRLATVLHISWVYQYALYYRSICKSLMLTWKPDKSATAKTKEAPEIMIYPRDEVIKEEENTLICFINHFFPPTINIKWTKNDQEITVEDPFYKCLPNSDGMFYVFSTLNFVPKQGDIYSCTVEHESLRMPQTKFWDPSPPAAERIKIVVGLCGLMIGFVIVSSGFIYYKRKSAAYFTQYQGQVSIPVEQLPGADST, encoded by the exons ATGACTGGTG GAAGTCATGAACTTTGTCACATCTTTGGATGCTTTGAATCAAGCGATACTCAACTCAGTGTGACTGTGGATGGTGATGAGGTCTACTATGCAGACTTTAAAAAGGGGCTTCTAGTTTGGGAAAGCAGACTTGCCACAGTCCTGCATATTTCTTGGGTTTATCAATATGCATTATATTACAGATCTATATGCAAAAGTTTGATGCTGACATGGAAACCAGACAAGTCAGCGACAGCAAAGACCAAAG AGGCACCAGAAATCATGATCTACCCCAGAGATGAAGTGataaaagaggaggagaacacTCTCATCTGCTTCATCAACCATTTCTTCCCTCCTACCATCAACATTAAGTGGACCAAGAATGACCAAGAAATAACAGTGGAAGATCCTTTCTATAAGTGCTTACCCAATTCTGATGggatgttttatgttttctccACCCTGAACTTTGTCCCGAAGCAAGGAGACATCTACAGCTGCACTGTGGAACACGAGTCACTGAGGATGCCTCAGACCAAGTTTTGGG ACCCCTCCCCTCCTGCAGCAGAACGGATTAAAATAGTTGTGGGACTGTGTGGTCTGATGATTGGTTTTGTCATTGTGAGCTCTGGATTCATCTACTACAAGAGAAAGTCTGCTGCATACTTCACTCAATACCAAG GACAAGTGTCGATTCCTGTGGAACAACTTCCTGGAGCCGATTCAACCTAG